The Pseudomonas berkeleyensis genome includes a region encoding these proteins:
- a CDS encoding acyl-CoA dehydrogenase family protein: MNLETPKKFRGLQHQAGQVAKHYFRPISRKYDKAEHAYPKELDLLAALLDGMNEGSPEAVGAGSASKRGAAREQQDGIKNGGNMAALLGVMELCWGDVGLLLAMPRQGLGNAAIAAVANDEQLTRFGRTWAAMAITEPGCGSDSAAIRTTAVKDGDHYILNGEKIFVTSGERADSVVVWASLDKSLGRAAIKSFVVEKGTPGMTVTRLEKKLGIKASDTASISFSDCRVPAANLLGNAEIDVQKGFAGVMETFDNTRPLVAGMAVGVARAALERTRELLLKAGCRFDYAKPLLAVTHAEATLYRLEAEWEAARLLTLKAAWMADNKLPNSKEASIAKAKAGRVASEVTLKCVELAGAMGYGEDELLEKWARDSKILDIFEGTQQIQLLIVARRLLGKSSSELK, translated from the coding sequence ATGAATCTGGAAACTCCGAAGAAATTCCGCGGCCTGCAACACCAGGCTGGACAGGTGGCCAAGCACTATTTCCGGCCAATCTCGCGCAAGTATGACAAGGCCGAGCACGCCTATCCCAAGGAGCTGGATCTGCTTGCCGCGCTGCTCGACGGCATGAACGAAGGCTCTCCCGAGGCCGTCGGCGCTGGTTCGGCCAGCAAGCGTGGTGCGGCTCGCGAGCAGCAGGACGGTATCAAGAACGGCGGCAATATGGCGGCGCTGCTCGGTGTGATGGAGCTGTGCTGGGGCGACGTCGGTCTATTGCTGGCCATGCCCCGCCAGGGCCTGGGCAACGCGGCTATCGCGGCGGTGGCCAATGACGAGCAACTGACACGCTTCGGCAGAACCTGGGCGGCCATGGCCATTACCGAGCCGGGATGCGGCTCCGACTCGGCGGCGATTCGTACCACTGCAGTGAAGGATGGCGATCATTACATCCTCAATGGCGAAAAGATTTTCGTCACTTCCGGCGAGCGCGCGGATTCGGTGGTGGTCTGGGCCAGCCTGGACAAGAGTCTCGGACGTGCAGCGATCAAGTCCTTCGTGGTGGAGAAGGGCACGCCTGGCATGACGGTCACCCGTCTGGAAAAGAAGCTGGGCATCAAGGCATCGGACACCGCCTCGATCAGCTTCAGCGATTGCCGTGTACCGGCGGCCAATTTGCTGGGCAACGCCGAAATCGATGTGCAGAAGGGTTTTGCCGGGGTCATGGAGACCTTCGACAACACTCGGCCACTGGTCGCTGGCATGGCTGTCGGCGTGGCTCGTGCAGCGTTGGAGCGCACCCGTGAGTTGTTGCTCAAGGCGGGTTGCCGTTTCGACTACGCCAAGCCGCTGCTGGCCGTTACTCACGCCGAGGCGACGCTGTATCGGCTGGAGGCTGAGTGGGAGGCGGCGCGCCTGTTGACGCTGAAGGCTGCATGGATGGCTGACAACAAGCTGCCCAATTCGAAGGAGGCCTCCATTGCCAAGGCCAAGGCAGGACGCGTGGCCAGCGAGGTGACGCTCAAATGTGTCGAGTTGGCCGGTGCGATGGGATATGGCGAGGACGAGTTGTTGGAGAAGTGGGCGCGTGATTCGAAGATTCTCGACATCTTCGAAGGCACCCAGCAGATTCAGTTGCTGATCGTCGCTCGGCGGTTGTTGGGCAAGAGCTCCAGTGAGCTCAAGTAA
- a CDS encoding retropepsin-like aspartic protease family protein, translating into MSEQAPGRRAGRVMLVLAWGAGLLLATHFFGNWEDSQRNPNQIPQSVHGDGFVEVSLASSRQGHYVVNGQIDGHDVTFLLDTGATQVAIPSAVAERLGLQRGAPIIISTANGRATGHRTRLDSLRLGDIELRDVAALIAPGMDGDEVLLGMSALKQLEFSQKGGTLVLRQSTLQ; encoded by the coding sequence GTGAGCGAACAGGCACCTGGTCGTCGTGCCGGACGAGTCATGCTGGTGCTCGCCTGGGGCGCCGGCCTGCTGCTGGCCACGCACTTCTTCGGAAACTGGGAAGATAGCCAGCGCAACCCCAACCAGATACCGCAGTCGGTGCATGGTGATGGTTTCGTCGAAGTGAGCCTGGCCAGCAGCCGGCAGGGGCATTACGTGGTCAATGGCCAGATCGATGGGCATGACGTGACCTTTCTGCTCGACACCGGCGCCACTCAGGTTGCGATACCGAGCGCAGTGGCCGAACGTCTTGGCCTGCAACGTGGTGCGCCGATCATCATCAGCACCGCCAACGGCCGTGCCACCGGGCACCGTACACGCCTGGACAGCCTGCGCCTGGGCGATATCGAACTGCGTGACGTCGCAGCATTGATCGCCCCCGGCATGGACGGCGACGAAGTGCTGCTGGGCATGAGCGCCCTGAAACAACTCGAATTCAGTCAAAAGGGCGGCACCCTGGTGCTGCGCCAATCAACCTTGCAATGA
- a CDS encoding acyl-CoA dehydrogenase family protein, whose translation MTVDVQGQALSVLSKLAQADWPDRLNVRKSFEKLVYSGSRASFRLAAGRASSAPREARPAADDLFDLSLTEEQQMLVDMLQGFALEVLRPAAHEADAQARVSAALINQARELGLAHYGVGEAHGGLAGERTVLSNALIAESLAQGDFSLAAALLVPLSAANCIRRWGSPEQQAAWLPAFVSEEGPRPFALAVCEPGVLSDARQPTTRARKRGKHYLLDGEKALVIGGLGASQLIVSAQAGDGPALFIVDAASKGVTRRAEPAMGLKACGLARIQLKGVKVPLESRLAGENFDFQAFLDCSALALCSLAVGSAQAALDYVTTYCNERQAFGEPISHRQGVAFMVADIAIELDAMRLLLWRACARAEAGLPFRREAYLARLLCAEKAMKIGSDAVQLLGGHGFTQEHPAERWYRDLRSVAVLAGGLHL comes from the coding sequence ATGACCGTCGATGTACAGGGCCAGGCCCTGAGCGTACTGAGCAAACTGGCCCAGGCCGACTGGCCAGACCGCCTCAATGTGCGCAAGTCCTTCGAGAAACTCGTCTATAGCGGTAGCCGCGCCAGCTTTCGCCTGGCTGCTGGCCGTGCCAGCAGCGCGCCGCGTGAAGCGCGCCCGGCTGCCGATGACTTGTTCGACCTGTCACTGACTGAAGAACAGCAGATGCTGGTGGATATGCTTCAAGGCTTCGCCTTGGAGGTTCTGCGTCCGGCTGCGCATGAGGCAGACGCTCAGGCGCGCGTGTCTGCTGCACTGATCAATCAGGCACGTGAACTGGGCTTGGCCCACTATGGTGTGGGTGAGGCGCATGGTGGACTGGCCGGAGAGCGCACCGTACTCAGTAATGCGCTGATCGCCGAAAGCCTGGCGCAGGGAGATTTCTCCCTGGCCGCTGCGCTGCTGGTGCCGCTTTCCGCCGCCAACTGCATCCGTCGTTGGGGCTCGCCTGAGCAACAGGCGGCCTGGCTACCGGCTTTCGTCAGTGAGGAGGGGCCTCGGCCCTTCGCCTTGGCAGTGTGCGAGCCAGGCGTGTTAAGCGATGCGCGTCAGCCCACCACGCGAGCGCGCAAGCGTGGCAAGCATTACCTGCTCGATGGCGAGAAGGCACTGGTCATCGGCGGTCTAGGTGCCAGTCAGTTGATCGTCAGCGCTCAGGCCGGTGATGGCCCGGCGTTGTTCATCGTCGATGCGGCGAGCAAGGGTGTCACCCGCCGTGCCGAGCCTGCGATGGGGCTGAAGGCCTGCGGCCTGGCGCGCATTCAACTCAAAGGTGTGAAGGTACCGCTCGAGTCTCGGCTAGCTGGTGAGAACTTCGACTTTCAGGCCTTTCTCGATTGCAGCGCGTTGGCGCTGTGCTCGCTTGCTGTCGGTTCGGCGCAGGCGGCGCTGGACTACGTGACGACCTACTGCAATGAGCGCCAAGCCTTCGGTGAGCCGATCAGTCATCGTCAGGGCGTGGCCTTCATGGTCGCCGACATCGCCATCGAACTGGATGCCATGCGCTTGCTGCTTTGGCGTGCCTGCGCGCGTGCCGAGGCCGGCTTGCCATTTCGCCGTGAGGCGTACCTGGCGCGCCTGCTCTGCGCGGAGAAGGCGATGAAGATCGGCTCCGACGCGGTGCAACTGCTCGGCGGCCATGGTTTTACCCAGGAGCACCCGGCCGAGCGCTGGTATCGCGACCTGCGCAGCGTCGCCGTGCTCGCTGGCGGCCTTCATCTATAG
- a CDS encoding esterase-like activity of phytase family protein has protein sequence MRNHLLALGLLAGAANAEPVVLEELKLQAEYPVTEMPSGNLSGLAMCGETLWAVSDRDDDRIYQLHREEGLLRAEAETFIPPEPPESALPWGLRMRNWAASLVRGGKLDFEGISCDAQGNRYLVSETRATVLQIASNGSAQWLNLPSGLVRQARASGMLLHFNQGFEGIAIDPTGDRLWLAAEQRRRGLAVLHRRGSSWRCTGGCVLNSESGTEASPEALGGHMAPRDFSGLAYFEEKLFTLERQAHRVCRRTLSDGVAEICWSFAAEALTEPRRYTPNYGMAEALWVDKEGAWIGVDNGSQTRADGEERPIVWRFAAPKGGWSRRP, from the coding sequence ATGCGCAATCACCTCCTTGCACTCGGTCTGTTGGCTGGCGCCGCGAACGCCGAGCCAGTAGTGCTGGAAGAGCTGAAGCTGCAGGCGGAATACCCGGTGACGGAAATGCCCAGTGGCAACCTGTCGGGCCTGGCCATGTGCGGCGAAACGTTGTGGGCAGTGTCCGACCGCGATGACGACCGCATCTATCAACTGCATCGCGAAGAGGGCCTGCTACGCGCCGAAGCGGAAACCTTCATCCCCCCCGAGCCACCCGAGAGCGCCCTGCCCTGGGGCCTGCGCATGCGCAACTGGGCTGCCAGCCTGGTGCGTGGCGGCAAGCTGGATTTCGAGGGCATATCCTGCGACGCGCAGGGCAATCGCTACCTGGTCAGCGAAACCCGCGCCACCGTGCTGCAAATCGCCAGCAATGGCAGCGCACAGTGGCTCAACCTGCCCAGCGGGCTGGTTCGCCAGGCACGCGCCAGCGGTATGCTGCTGCACTTCAATCAGGGTTTCGAGGGCATTGCCATCGACCCGACAGGTGATCGCCTGTGGCTAGCCGCCGAACAGCGCCGCCGCGGCCTCGCCGTATTGCATCGTCGCGGCAGCAGCTGGCGCTGCACCGGGGGCTGCGTGCTGAACAGCGAAAGCGGTACCGAGGCTTCTCCAGAAGCCCTGGGCGGCCATATGGCACCGCGCGACTTCTCCGGCCTGGCCTACTTCGAGGAGAAACTCTTTACCCTCGAGCGTCAGGCGCATCGCGTCTGCCGACGCACGCTGAGCGATGGCGTAGCAGAAATCTGCTGGTCATTCGCAGCCGAAGCCTTGACGGAGCCACGCCGCTACACGCCGAACTACGGCATGGCCGAAGCGCTGTGGGTCGACAAGGAAGGTGCCTGGATTGGCGTCGACAATGGCAGCCAGACCCGCGCCGATGGCGAAGAGCGCCCCATCGTCTGGCGTTTCGCTGCGCCCAAGGGCGGCTGGAGCCGGCGTCCGTGA
- a CDS encoding PqiC family protein, with protein MMTVVRPVALLLTTLLMLSGCSLLQQKPVPLYQLDSGSAVTPTKDNGVTVLVGPISVADYLRQQNLLQRQADGSLVAAQNARWASGLANDIDQQMLRQLAWRLDSQRLVLAPAAPGFSADAQVMLTITRLDSGPTQPAVLEAQWRLLDRRGQLRDSRLIRLEEPHSGPLAEQVKAQSALVQRLAAQLATAIQPVAAATDPTPEPVRKKPPVAKAKPQEPAAAGPKIPVAEPIKIDTEVFRF; from the coding sequence ATGATGACTGTAGTACGCCCTGTGGCTCTACTTCTGACCACGCTGCTCATGCTGAGCGGTTGCAGCCTGCTGCAGCAGAAGCCGGTGCCCCTCTACCAATTGGATAGCGGCAGCGCCGTGACGCCAACCAAGGACAATGGTGTCACCGTACTGGTCGGTCCGATCAGCGTGGCCGACTACCTGCGTCAGCAGAACCTGCTGCAACGCCAAGCCGATGGCAGCCTGGTCGCTGCCCAGAACGCTCGCTGGGCCAGCGGCCTGGCCAACGACATCGACCAGCAGATGCTGCGTCAACTGGCCTGGCGCCTTGACAGCCAGCGCCTGGTGCTGGCCCCGGCAGCTCCGGGCTTCAGCGCTGACGCTCAGGTCATGCTGACCATTACCCGACTGGACTCCGGCCCGACCCAACCCGCCGTTCTGGAAGCACAGTGGCGTCTGCTCGACCGTCGCGGGCAACTGCGCGATAGCCGTCTGATCCGCCTGGAAGAGCCTCACAGCGGCCCCCTGGCAGAACAAGTCAAGGCACAGAGCGCGCTGGTACAGCGTCTGGCAGCACAACTGGCGACCGCCATCCAGCCGGTGGCAGCGGCTACAGACCCGACACCCGAGCCAGTACGCAAGAAACCTCCGGTGGCCAAGGCCAAACCGCAAGAACCGGCCGCTGCCGGGCCGAAGATTCCGGTGGCAGAACCCATCAAGATCGATACGGAAGTCTTCCGCTTCTAA
- the hldE gene encoding bifunctional D-glycero-beta-D-manno-heptose-7-phosphate kinase/D-glycero-beta-D-manno-heptose 1-phosphate adenylyltransferase HldE, with translation MKLTMPRYDQAAVLVVGDVMLDRYWHGGTSRISPEAPVPVVRVDQIEDRPGGAANVALNIAALGARALLVGVTGEDEAAESLSDSLRGVGVETHFQRLDGQPTIVKLRVMSRHQQLLRMDFEEPFNTDTAALARDVDALLDGVKVLVLSDYGKGALQNHQTLIQAARRKNIPVLADPKGKDFSIYRGASLITPNLHEFETIVGGCADEAELVSKGAKLMTELELGALLVTRGEHGMTLLRPGHAPLHLPARAREVFDVTGAGDTVISTLAASIAAGEELPQAVALANLAAGIVVGKLGTAAISAPELRRAVQREEGSERGVLSLDQLLIAIEDARAHGEKIVFTNGCFDILHAGHVTYLEQARAQGDRLIVAINDDASVSRLKGPGRPINAVDRRMAVLAGLGAVDWVVSFAEDTPERLLKQVQPDVLVKGGDYGIEQVVGADIVQAYGGEVRVLGLVENSSTTAIVEKIRSK, from the coding sequence ATGAAACTGACCATGCCTCGCTATGACCAAGCCGCCGTTCTGGTGGTGGGCGATGTGATGCTCGATCGCTACTGGCACGGCGGCACGTCGCGGATTTCCCCGGAGGCTCCGGTGCCCGTGGTGCGTGTCGACCAGATCGAGGATCGTCCCGGCGGTGCCGCCAACGTGGCGCTGAATATCGCGGCGCTCGGAGCGCGCGCTCTGCTGGTTGGCGTTACTGGTGAAGACGAGGCGGCTGAAAGTTTGAGCGACAGCCTGCGTGGGGTCGGTGTGGAGACGCATTTTCAGCGCCTCGATGGCCAACCCACCATCGTCAAGCTGCGCGTGATGAGCCGTCATCAACAATTGCTGCGCATGGATTTCGAGGAGCCGTTCAACACCGATACCGCTGCGCTGGCTCGGGATGTCGATGCGCTGCTCGATGGGGTCAAGGTGCTGGTGCTGTCAGACTACGGCAAGGGCGCACTGCAGAATCACCAGACGCTGATCCAGGCTGCACGCAGGAAGAACATTCCGGTGCTGGCCGACCCGAAGGGCAAGGATTTCTCCATCTACCGTGGCGCCAGCCTGATCACGCCGAATCTGCACGAGTTCGAAACCATCGTCGGTGGCTGTGCCGATGAGGCCGAACTGGTCAGCAAGGGTGCCAAGCTGATGACCGAGCTGGAGCTGGGTGCCCTGCTGGTGACGCGCGGCGAGCATGGCATGACCCTGCTGCGTCCGGGGCATGCGCCACTGCACCTGCCGGCCCGTGCCCGTGAAGTGTTCGATGTGACCGGTGCCGGTGACACGGTAATTTCCACCCTGGCGGCGTCCATCGCCGCAGGCGAGGAGTTGCCGCAGGCCGTGGCCCTGGCCAACCTTGCTGCCGGTATCGTCGTGGGCAAATTGGGTACCGCTGCTATCAGCGCACCGGAGCTGCGCCGTGCCGTACAGCGTGAAGAGGGATCCGAGCGTGGCGTGCTGAGCCTGGATCAGTTGCTGATCGCTATCGAGGATGCGCGTGCCCATGGCGAGAAGATCGTCTTCACCAATGGCTGCTTCGACATTCTGCATGCCGGTCACGTGACCTATCTGGAGCAGGCGCGTGCGCAGGGTGACCGTTTGATCGTGGCGATCAACGACGATGCCTCGGTCAGCCGTCTGAAAGGCCCGGGTCGTCCGATCAATGCCGTAGACCGTCGCATGGCGGTGCTGGCGGGGCTCGGTGCGGTGGATTGGGTCGTGAGCTTCGCCGAAGACACTCCTGAGCGTCTGCTCAAGCAGGTGCAGCCCGATGTGCTGGTCAAGGGCGGCGACTACGGCATCGAGCAGGTAGTAGGTGCTGATATCGTTCAGGCATACGGCGGCGAAGTGCGCGTGCTCGGTTTGGTGGAAAACAGCTCCACCACCGCGATTGTCGAGAAAATTCGCAGCAAGTGA
- a CDS encoding PIG-L deacetylase family protein, whose amino-acid sequence MNGRKQQLLKRHRRNKRIAMLVALLALLALGVLVAWWLPPLLLVLGWVAHEAWFADHLFYSPRDDYRYDFPDDCLSLPARIERGALQVEADLDDYDTLVLELRLTATWLGRWLDPYVLVGDDRQDFERGVAGRRYLNLSGVQANGLNIVSRFCRIEGELRLHAMHNPDYAAQRMLIIAPHADDAELAAFGQYSRSSDTAIVTLTQGEIEAENYQRLGLDKAAAARLKGRLRAWDSLAAPLWGGVPQQRCVQLGYYCLQLPAMAEQPQVPFGSRESGESDVRPVRRHNPLTLPADADGLPTWDNLIADLVAVIEHYRPEVLLTPHPQLDPHHDHVASTRAVLEACERSGWKPQTLLLYANHLHDNDRWPMGPAGNGIALPPAITPLPADRLWSPTLDAERQMDKAMALGLQHDLQGPLPLKRRLRRLIQWALAGRRWPATGEDEFFRKAVRRHELFWVRPL is encoded by the coding sequence ATGAACGGACGCAAGCAGCAACTGCTCAAGCGCCACCGGCGTAACAAGCGCATCGCCATGCTGGTAGCCCTGCTGGCTTTGCTCGCGCTCGGTGTGCTGGTCGCCTGGTGGCTGCCGCCTCTACTGCTGGTGCTGGGCTGGGTGGCGCACGAGGCCTGGTTTGCCGATCATCTGTTCTATTCGCCGCGCGACGATTACCGCTACGACTTCCCCGATGACTGTCTCAGCCTGCCGGCGCGTATCGAGCGGGGGGCGCTGCAGGTCGAAGCCGATCTAGATGACTACGACACCCTGGTGCTCGAGCTACGACTGACGGCGACCTGGCTGGGGCGTTGGCTCGATCCCTATGTACTGGTGGGCGATGATCGCCAGGATTTCGAGCGCGGCGTCGCCGGGCGGCGCTACCTCAACCTGTCCGGCGTGCAGGCCAATGGCCTGAACATCGTGTCGCGCTTCTGCCGCATCGAGGGCGAGCTGCGCTTGCATGCCATGCATAACCCGGACTATGCCGCGCAGCGCATGCTGATCATCGCGCCGCATGCCGACGACGCCGAACTGGCCGCCTTTGGTCAGTACAGCCGCTCGTCCGACACCGCCATCGTCACCCTGACTCAGGGTGAGATCGAGGCCGAAAACTATCAGCGGCTGGGGTTGGACAAGGCCGCCGCCGCTCGCCTGAAGGGCCGCCTGCGTGCCTGGGACAGCCTGGCCGCGCCGCTCTGGGGGGGCGTGCCGCAGCAGCGCTGCGTGCAGCTCGGCTACTACTGCCTGCAACTGCCGGCCATGGCCGAGCAACCGCAAGTGCCCTTCGGTTCCCGTGAGTCGGGGGAAAGCGATGTGCGCCCTGTGCGCCGTCACAACCCGCTGACTCTGCCGGCCGATGCCGACGGTCTGCCGACCTGGGACAACCTGATCGCCGACCTGGTCGCAGTGATCGAGCATTACCGCCCCGAAGTGCTGCTGACGCCGCATCCGCAACTCGATCCACATCACGACCATGTTGCCAGTACGCGTGCCGTGCTCGAAGCCTGCGAGCGCAGCGGCTGGAAGCCACAAACCCTGTTGCTCTACGCCAATCACCTGCATGACAACGACCGCTGGCCCATGGGGCCGGCGGGTAATGGCATCGCCTTGCCGCCGGCGATCACGCCGTTGCCGGCCGACCGCCTGTGGAGCCCGACGCTGGATGCCGAGCGGCAAATGGACAAGGCCATGGCGCTGGGCCTGCAGCATGATCTGCAAGGCCCGCTGCCGCTGAAAAGGCGTCTGCGTCGCCTGATTCAGTGGGCCCTGGCCGGGCGCCGCTGGCCGGCCACGGGCGAAGACGAGTTCTTCCGCAAGGCCGTGCGCCGGCATGAGTTGTTCTGGGTTCGCCCGCTCTGA
- the parC gene encoding DNA topoisomerase IV subunit A yields the protein MSESLDLSLEGVERRSLADFTEQAYLNYSMYVIMDRALPHIGDGLKPVQRRIVYAMSELGLDADSKHKKSARTVGDVLGKFHPHGDSACYEAMVLMAQPFSYRYTLVDGQGNWGAPDDPKSFAAMRYTEARLSRYSEVLLTELGQGTVDWVPNFDGTMNEPATLPARLPNLLLNGTTGIAVGMATDVPPHNLREVAAACVRLLDEPGATVEQLCEHIQGPDFPTEAEVITPKADLLKIYETGRGSVRMRAVYRVEDGDIVVTALPHQVSGAKVLEQIAAQMQAKKLPMVADLRDESDHENPTRIVIIPRSNRVDADELMTHLFATTDLESSYRVNTNVIGLDGKPQVKDLRTLLSEWLVYRVGTVRRRLQFRLDKVEKRLHLLEGLLIAFLNLDEVIRIIRTEDSPKPVLMDTFGLTDVQADYILDTRLRQLARLEEMKIRGEQDELAKEREKLLALLGSEAKLKKLVRKEIIEDAEKYGDDRRSPIVARAEAKALSETELMPTEPVTVVLSEKGWVRCAKGHDIDATGLSYKAGDGFKAAAPGRSNQYAVFIDSSGRSYSLAAHSLPSARGQGEPLTGRLTPPPGATFECVMLPEDSALYVIASDAGYGFVVKGEDLQAKNKAGKALLSLPNGAKVVAPKPVTNLEDDWLAAVTTEGRLLLFKVTDLPQLGKGKGNKIIGIPGERVASREEYLTDLAVLPSGASLVLQAGKRTLTLKADDLEHYKGERGRRGNKLPRGFQRVDQLLVE from the coding sequence ATGAGCGAATCCCTCGATTTGAGCCTGGAAGGCGTTGAACGCCGGTCACTCGCCGATTTCACCGAGCAGGCTTATCTCAACTACTCCATGTACGTGATCATGGATCGCGCCCTGCCGCACATCGGCGACGGCCTGAAACCCGTGCAGCGCCGCATCGTCTATGCCATGAGCGAATTGGGCCTGGACGCCGACTCCAAGCACAAGAAATCCGCCCGTACCGTCGGTGACGTGCTCGGCAAGTTCCACCCGCACGGTGACAGCGCCTGCTACGAAGCCATGGTGCTGATGGCGCAGCCGTTCAGCTACCGCTACACGCTGGTCGACGGCCAGGGCAACTGGGGTGCGCCGGACGATCCCAAGTCCTTCGCTGCCATGCGCTATACCGAAGCGCGTCTGTCGCGTTACTCGGAAGTGCTGCTCACCGAACTCGGCCAGGGCACCGTCGACTGGGTACCGAACTTCGACGGCACGATGAACGAGCCGGCGACCCTGCCGGCACGTCTGCCCAACCTGCTGCTCAACGGCACTACCGGTATCGCCGTGGGCATGGCCACCGATGTGCCGCCGCATAACCTGCGCGAAGTCGCCGCCGCCTGCGTGCGCCTGCTGGACGAGCCCGGTGCCACCGTCGAGCAGCTCTGCGAACATATCCAAGGCCCGGACTTCCCTACCGAAGCCGAGGTCATCACACCCAAGGCTGACCTGCTGAAGATCTACGAGACCGGTCGTGGCTCGGTGCGCATGCGCGCCGTCTATCGCGTGGAAGACGGCGACATCGTCGTCACCGCGTTGCCCCATCAGGTTTCCGGCGCCAAGGTGCTGGAGCAGATCGCCGCACAGATGCAGGCCAAGAAGCTGCCAATGGTCGCCGACCTGCGTGACGAGTCGGATCATGAGAACCCGACCCGCATCGTCATCATCCCACGCTCCAACCGCGTCGATGCCGACGAACTGATGACCCACCTGTTCGCCACCACCGATCTGGAGTCCAGCTACCGGGTCAACACCAACGTCATCGGCCTCGACGGCAAGCCGCAGGTCAAGGATCTGCGCACCCTGCTCAGCGAATGGCTGGTGTACCGCGTCGGCACCGTGCGCCGCCGCCTGCAGTTCCGCCTGGACAAGGTGGAGAAACGCCTGCACCTGTTGGAAGGCTTGCTGATCGCCTTCCTCAACCTCGATGAAGTCATTCGCATCATTCGCACCGAGGATTCGCCCAAGCCGGTGCTGATGGACACCTTTGGCCTCACCGACGTGCAGGCCGACTACATCCTCGACACCCGCCTGCGCCAATTGGCACGCCTGGAAGAAATGAAGATCCGTGGCGAGCAGGACGAACTGGCCAAGGAACGCGAGAAACTGCTGGCTCTGCTCGGCAGCGAAGCCAAGCTGAAGAAGCTGGTGCGCAAGGAAATCATCGAGGACGCCGAGAAGTACGGCGATGACCGCCGCTCGCCGATCGTCGCCCGCGCCGAAGCCAAGGCCCTGTCGGAAACCGAGCTGATGCCGACCGAACCGGTCACCGTGGTGCTCTCGGAAAAAGGCTGGGTACGCTGCGCCAAGGGCCATGACATCGACGCCACCGGCCTGTCCTACAAGGCCGGCGACGGCTTCAAGGCCGCCGCACCAGGCCGCTCCAATCAGTACGCCGTGTTCATCGACTCCAGCGGGCGCAGCTACTCGCTGGCAGCCCACTCGCTGCCATCGGCCCGTGGCCAGGGCGAACCGCTGACCGGCCGCCTGACACCGCCGCCGGGCGCCACCTTCGAATGCGTAATGCTGCCGGAAGACAGTGCCCTGTACGTCATTGCCTCCGATGCCGGCTACGGTTTCGTGGTCAAGGGCGAGGATCTGCAAGCCAAGAACAAAGCGGGTAAAGCGCTACTGAGCCTGCCCAATGGCGCCAAGGTCGTTGCCCCCAAACCAGTAACGAATCTGGAAGACGATTGGCTGGCCGCAGTGACCACCGAGGGTCGTCTGCTGCTGTTCAAGGTCACGGATCTACCGCAACTGGGTAAAGGCAAGGGCAACAAGATCATCGGTATTCCTGGCGAACGTGTGGCCTCGCGTGAGGAGTATCTGACCGATCTGGCCGTGCTGCCCAGCGGCGCCAGTTTGGTTTTGCAGGCCGGGAAGCGTACCCTGACACTCAAAGCCGACGACCTGGAGCACTACAAGGGCGAGCGCGGCCGCCGTGGCAACAAGCTGCCGCGCGGGTTCCAGCGCGTCGACCAGCTTCTGGTGGAATAG